ATGAACTTTGTTGGCAAAGTTACGGGCACGAGCGGTAAGTGGTTGCTCGGTGCCATCCATATTCAACGGCAAACCCACAATCACAGACTCGGGCTGCCACTCTTTTAACAGCTTTTCGATAAGCTTCCAGTCCGGCGTGCCGTCCTGCGCTTTCAGCGCGCTGAGTGGGCGAGCCGTACCCGTGATGCGCTGCCCGATGGCAACGCCAATGCTTTTGGTGCCAAAATCAAAGGCTAACAGGGTTCCGCTCATCAGGCGTGTCCCGCCACGCCAGGCATGGTGGAGATATCGATGCCGATAAGTTTGGCCGCTTCACGCCAGCGATCGGCGATCG
This genomic interval from Kosakonia sacchari SP1 contains the following:
- the ruvX gene encoding Holliday junction resolvase RuvX; amino-acid sequence: MSGTLLAFDFGTKSIGVAIGQRITGTARPLSALKAQDGTPDWKLIEKLLKEWQPESVIVGLPLNMDGTEQPLTARARNFANKVHGRFGVQVTLHDERLSTVEARAGLFERGGFRALDKGSVDSASAVIILESYFEQHF